The Flavobacterium praedii genome window below encodes:
- a CDS encoding M1 family metallopeptidase produces MRKLFLFLLFSVSIGNLFAQNTGYWQQHVDYKMDVTMDVKTYQYKGKQELVYTNNSSDTLRSVYYHLYNNAFQPGSEMDARLQTIKDPDGRMVTKIKVDGKDVKESRIKNLKPNEIGYLKISNFKQDGVTAVAKEVGTILEVTLAKPILPNSKSTFTLDFDGQVPVQIRRSGRNNTEGVELSMAQWYPKMAEFDFEGWHADPYIAREFHGVWGNFDVKITIDKDYLLGGSGYLQNPNEIGYGYQDAGVTVVYPKKTKTLTWHFIAPMVHDFTWAADKNYQHDIVKGPNNVDLHFIYKNTPAVVENWKKLEPLMSRVMDFYNKNVGNYPYKQYSFIQGGDGGMEYAMCTLMLGNGTTEGMLGTATHEMGHSWFQHILASNESKHPWMDEGFTTYIEDLALNDLKDKKEENPFKGNYAAYYKLVESGKEQPLSTHGDRYDENRPYSIASYVKGSIFLSQLEYVIGQENLRNTLKKYFQDFKFKHPSPNDIKRTAERVSGANLDWYLVDWTQTLNTIDYGIKDVKENADKTTVTLERIGRMPMPIDVLVEYADGTKESFYIPLRMMSFEKANPMPAITRTVLNDWAWAYPTFEFNIAKPKASIKKITIDPSGLMADIKQTNNSYDLK; encoded by the coding sequence ATGCGCAAACTTTTTTTATTCCTACTCTTTTCGGTTAGTATCGGAAATTTATTCGCCCAAAACACTGGGTATTGGCAACAACATGTCGATTATAAAATGGACGTCACTATGGATGTCAAAACATATCAATACAAAGGGAAACAAGAATTGGTTTATACCAATAACTCTTCAGATACGTTGAGAAGCGTGTATTACCATTTGTACAATAATGCTTTTCAACCCGGAAGCGAAATGGATGCTCGATTGCAAACCATCAAAGATCCTGATGGACGTATGGTCACCAAAATAAAAGTCGATGGCAAAGATGTAAAAGAAAGCCGAATCAAAAACCTAAAACCCAACGAAATTGGATATTTGAAGATTTCTAATTTCAAACAAGATGGCGTTACCGCTGTTGCAAAAGAAGTGGGAACAATTCTTGAAGTGACTTTGGCCAAGCCCATTTTACCTAATTCAAAATCTACTTTTACACTTGATTTTGATGGTCAGGTTCCCGTGCAAATTCGTCGTTCAGGACGAAATAATACTGAGGGAGTTGAATTGTCGATGGCGCAGTGGTACCCAAAAATGGCAGAGTTTGATTTTGAAGGATGGCATGCCGATCCCTACATCGCTCGAGAATTTCATGGTGTTTGGGGGAATTTTGATGTAAAAATCACCATCGACAAGGATTATCTTTTGGGAGGTTCTGGTTATTTGCAAAACCCAAATGAAATAGGGTATGGGTATCAAGATGCTGGAGTTACAGTAGTTTATCCAAAAAAAACAAAAACGTTGACTTGGCATTTTATTGCACCAATGGTACATGATTTCACTTGGGCGGCCGATAAAAATTACCAACACGATATTGTCAAAGGGCCTAATAATGTAGATCTGCATTTTATCTATAAAAATACTCCCGCAGTTGTAGAAAACTGGAAAAAACTAGAGCCTTTGATGTCTCGAGTTATGGATTTTTACAATAAGAATGTGGGTAATTATCCATACAAACAATATTCATTCATACAAGGTGGTGATGGCGGAATGGAGTATGCTATGTGTACTTTAATGCTGGGAAATGGTACAACCGAAGGAATGTTAGGAACTGCCACTCATGAAATGGGACATTCTTGGTTTCAACATATTTTGGCGTCCAATGAATCCAAACACCCTTGGATGGATGAAGGCTTTACAACCTATATCGAAGATTTGGCTCTAAATGATTTAAAAGACAAAAAAGAAGAAAACCCATTCAAAGGCAATTATGCGGCCTATTATAAATTAGTAGAATCTGGAAAAGAACAACCACTTTCTACACACGGAGATCGTTATGATGAAAACCGTCCGTATAGTATTGCTTCCTATGTAAAAGGGAGTATATTTTTGTCTCAACTCGAGTACGTAATTGGTCAAGAAAATTTAAGAAATACTCTCAAAAAATATTTTCAAGATTTCAAATTCAAACACCCATCTCCAAACGATATCAAGAGAACGGCTGAACGTGTTTCGGGAGCCAACCTCGATTGGTATTTGGTCGATTGGACGCAAACCTTAAACACAATCGACTACGGTATCAAAGACGTAAAAGAAAATGCAGATAAAACAACTGTAACTCTGGAACGAATTGGTCGTATGCCAATGCCTATCGATGTATTGGTCGAATATGCGGATGGCACCAAAGAAAGTTTCTACATTCCGTTACGCATGATGAGTTTTGAAAAAGCAAACCCAATGCCAGCCATCACTAGAACGGTACTCAACGATTGGGCTTGGGCATATCCAACATTTGAATTTAATATTGCAAAACCAAAAGCAAGTATTAAGAAAATTACCATTGACCCAAGTGGTTTAATGGCAGATATCAAACAAACCAATAATAGTTACGATCTAAAGTAA